Proteins from a genomic interval of Kitasatospora herbaricolor:
- a CDS encoding MFS transporter — MTLLDKSPAPPAGPAPAAMTGRQRIVLVVLLAAQFMLAVDFSILNVALPVIGRGLGFPLGGLQWIVTAFALGAAGFSLLFGRVADLYGRRRVFLLGLVVLAAASLVGGLATTPGVLLAARVVQGLATAAVTPAGLALLTTAFPEGPLRERALGLNGALMSAGFTSGAVLGGLLTDLLSWRWAFFVNVPVALAVLLVAPRLIPESAAAGGAGHSRMDLPGAATVTGGLLALVYGLTAAGEHGWGDPLALGSLAVGALLLVAFWFVERAAAHPLVPVRVLRRRTVVWGNAAGLVAFATETSLVFLMTLYLQRVLGCSALATGLAFGVLGAGTVLGGIHAPRVIRRLGTRNALVTGLLVQAAATAALLLLGTGHGWLTLLLAATFVGGVGNMLAIVGFMVTATSGLPDHEQGLATGVATMTQQVGITLGTPVMSAVFTARTAALGGGTAAATVLGGVDLAVLVNTALVLVGAVASAVFLRRRSG; from the coding sequence GTGACCCTGCTCGACAAGTCCCCCGCACCGCCGGCCGGGCCGGCGCCCGCCGCCATGACCGGACGCCAACGGATCGTCCTGGTCGTCCTGTTGGCGGCCCAGTTCATGCTGGCCGTGGACTTCTCCATCCTGAACGTCGCCCTGCCGGTGATCGGCCGCGGCCTCGGCTTCCCGCTCGGCGGTCTGCAGTGGATCGTCACCGCCTTCGCACTCGGCGCGGCCGGGTTCAGCCTGCTGTTCGGCCGGGTCGCCGACCTGTACGGCCGCCGCCGGGTGTTCCTGCTCGGGCTCGTAGTGCTGGCCGCCGCCTCGCTGGTCGGCGGCCTGGCCACGACGCCGGGCGTGCTGCTCGCCGCCCGGGTCGTGCAGGGGCTGGCCACTGCCGCCGTCACCCCCGCCGGGCTCGCGCTGCTCACCACCGCCTTCCCCGAAGGGCCGCTGCGTGAGCGGGCCCTGGGGCTGAACGGGGCGCTGATGTCGGCCGGCTTCACCTCCGGCGCCGTTCTCGGCGGGCTGCTGACCGATCTGCTCAGCTGGCGCTGGGCGTTCTTCGTCAACGTCCCGGTGGCCCTGGCCGTGCTGCTCGTCGCGCCGCGCCTGATCCCCGAGTCCGCCGCGGCCGGCGGCGCGGGGCACAGCAGGATGGACCTGCCGGGCGCCGCCACCGTCACCGGCGGGCTGCTCGCCCTGGTGTACGGCCTCACGGCGGCCGGCGAGCACGGCTGGGGCGACCCGCTCGCGCTCGGCTCGCTGGCCGTCGGCGCCCTGCTGCTGGTGGCGTTCTGGTTCGTCGAGCGCGCCGCCGCCCACCCGCTGGTGCCCGTCCGGGTGCTGCGGCGCCGGACGGTGGTCTGGGGGAACGCCGCCGGGCTGGTCGCCTTCGCCACCGAGACCTCGCTGGTGTTCCTGATGACGCTCTACCTCCAGCGGGTGCTCGGCTGCTCCGCCCTCGCCACCGGCCTGGCCTTCGGGGTGCTCGGCGCCGGGACCGTCCTCGGCGGGATCCACGCGCCCCGGGTGATCCGCCGCCTGGGGACGCGGAACGCGCTGGTCACCGGCCTGCTGGTGCAGGCCGCCGCGACCGCCGCACTGCTGCTGCTCGGCACCGGCCACGGCTGGCTCACCCTGTTGCTGGCGGCCACCTTCGTCGGCGGCGTGGGCAACATGCTGGCGATCGTCGGCTTCATGGTGACCGCCACCTCGGGCCTGCCCGACCACGAGCAGGGCCTCGCCACCGGGGTCGCCACCATGACCCAGCAGGTCGGCATCACCCTCGGCACCCCGGTCATGAGCGCCGTCTTCACCGCCCGGACGGCCGCCCTCGGCGGCGGCACCGCCGCCGCCACGGTGCTCGGCGGCGTGGACCTCGCGGTCCTGGTCAACACCGCGCTGGTGCTGGTCGGCGCGGTGGCCTCGGCGGTCTTCCTGCGCCGGCGCAGCGGGTGA
- a CDS encoding ABC transporter ATP-binding protein — MGRTDSGSRGGARHTGPATRAAAAGPDGPAAPPVIQIRRVTKSYGHGDATVHALRGPSDPVSGEPLGVTLDIEQGDFVAVMGSSGSGKSTLMNILGCLDVPTGGRYLLDGTDVGHLDEGQLSLVRNRKIGFIFQSFNLVPRTTALAQVELPLAYAGVRAAERRRRALAALSLVGLAERSGHKPNELSGGQQQRVAVARALVTAPAMLLADEPTGNLDSRSTEEVLGIIDGLNAIGRTVVLITHEDEVARHAKRVIRLVDGAIVSDVRQGPVAGPPPAIRPELVGGRS, encoded by the coding sequence ATGGGCCGCACCGACTCCGGTTCGCGGGGCGGCGCGCGGCACACCGGCCCGGCGACCCGCGCGGCGGCCGCCGGCCCGGACGGGCCGGCCGCCCCGCCGGTGATCCAGATCCGCCGGGTCACCAAGTCCTACGGCCACGGCGACGCCACCGTGCACGCGCTGCGCGGCCCGTCCGACCCGGTGAGCGGGGAGCCGCTCGGCGTCACCCTGGACATCGAGCAGGGCGATTTCGTCGCGGTGATGGGCAGTTCGGGCTCGGGCAAGTCGACGCTGATGAACATCCTCGGCTGCCTGGACGTCCCCACCGGGGGCCGCTACCTGCTGGACGGCACCGACGTCGGCCACCTCGACGAGGGGCAGCTGTCGCTGGTCCGCAACCGCAAGATCGGCTTCATCTTCCAGTCCTTCAACCTGGTGCCCCGCACCACGGCCCTCGCGCAGGTCGAACTCCCGCTGGCCTACGCCGGCGTGCGGGCGGCCGAGCGGCGGCGCCGGGCGCTGGCGGCGCTCTCGCTGGTCGGCCTCGCCGAGCGCTCCGGGCACAAGCCCAACGAGCTGTCCGGCGGCCAGCAGCAGCGGGTGGCGGTGGCCCGGGCACTGGTCACCGCCCCCGCGATGCTGCTCGCCGACGAGCCGACCGGCAACCTGGACAGCCGCTCCACGGAGGAGGTCCTGGGCATCATCGACGGACTCAACGCGATCGGCCGCACCGTCGTGCTGATCACCCACGAGGACGAGGTCGCCCGGCACGCCAAGCGGGTGATCCGGCTGGTGGACGGCGCGATCGTGTCGGACGTCCGGCAGGGTCCGGTGGCCGGACCGCCGCCGGCGATCCGCCCCGAGCTGGTCGGAGGCCGGTCGTGA
- a CDS encoding ABC transporter permease, with translation MSSLSLAVRDSSTMLRRNLLHARRYPSLTLNLLLTPIVLLLLFVYVFGDVMSAGIGGGGADRSEYIAYLVPGILLMTIGGTLVGTAVSVSNDMTEGIIARFRTMAIHRGSVLVGHVVGSVLQALVSVVLVGAVGVAIGFRSTDATVLEWVAAFGLLALFALAFTWIAVGMGMVSPSAEAASNNALPLIFLPLISSAFVPVDAMPGWFQPVARYQPFTPAIETLRGLLLGTPIGNNWWITVLWCLGLAALGYRWSKSVFDRDPK, from the coding sequence ATGAGCTCCCTCTCCCTCGCCGTCCGCGACTCGTCCACGATGCTGCGCCGCAACCTCCTGCACGCCCGTCGCTACCCGTCGCTCACCCTGAACCTGCTGCTCACGCCGATCGTCCTGCTGCTGCTGTTCGTCTACGTCTTCGGCGACGTGATGAGCGCGGGCATCGGCGGCGGCGGCGCCGACCGCTCGGAGTACATCGCCTACCTCGTCCCGGGCATCCTGCTGATGACCATCGGCGGCACCCTGGTCGGCACCGCGGTGTCGGTCTCCAACGACATGACCGAGGGCATCATCGCCCGCTTCCGCACGATGGCCATCCACCGCGGCTCGGTGCTCGTCGGGCACGTGGTCGGCAGCGTGCTGCAGGCGCTCGTCAGCGTGGTGCTGGTCGGCGCCGTCGGCGTGGCCATCGGGTTCCGGTCCACCGACGCCACCGTCCTGGAGTGGGTCGCCGCGTTCGGGCTGCTCGCCCTGTTCGCCCTGGCGTTCACCTGGATCGCGGTCGGGATGGGCATGGTCAGCCCGAGCGCCGAGGCGGCCAGCAACAACGCGCTGCCGCTGATCTTCCTGCCGCTGATCTCCAGCGCCTTCGTGCCGGTCGACGCCATGCCGGGCTGGTTCCAGCCCGTCGCCCGGTACCAGCCGTTCACCCCCGCCATCGAAACCCTCCGCGGCCTGCTGCTCGGCACCCCGATCGGCAACAACTGGTGGATCACCGTCCTCTGGTGCCTCGGCCTGGCGGCGCTCGGCTACCGCTGGTCGAAGTCGGTGTTCGACCGCGACCCGAAGTGA
- a CDS encoding ABC transporter permease — protein sequence MILWQMLRFAFGGLAANKVRSALTMLGVLIGVASVILLLAVGNGSSVAVKDSITALGTNSLTVSAGSSFGGARGATTAKKLTVEDAKALASSAQAPDIKSVAPVVTTTGAALYGDISYTPGSIVGTYPAYFETSNQKVEKGDYFSNDDVLNSRKVAVLGSTTAKQLFDTEDPVGKQITIGGTPFTVSGVLKTKGSTGFNDPDDLVIAPLPTVQNAFTGFGSVNQILVQATSAETTTAAQAEITQILMGTHALADATKLDFRISNQASLLTARESTGKTFTVLLGAVAAISLLVGGIGITNIMLVTVTERTREIGIRKALGAPKGVILGQFLTESTLLSVLGAGLGVLAGLIGSHFSIVGIKPVVIPESVLAAFGIAVAIGLFFGSYPANRAASLRPIDALRHE from the coding sequence GTGATCCTCTGGCAGATGCTCCGCTTCGCCTTCGGCGGCCTGGCCGCCAACAAGGTGCGCTCCGCCCTGACCATGCTGGGCGTGCTGATCGGGGTCGCCTCGGTGATCCTGCTGCTCGCGGTCGGCAACGGCTCCTCGGTCGCGGTGAAGGACTCGATCACCGCGCTCGGGACCAACTCGCTGACGGTGTCGGCCGGGTCCTCCTTCGGCGGGGCCCGTGGCGCGACCACCGCGAAGAAGCTGACGGTGGAGGACGCCAAGGCGCTGGCCTCCTCGGCGCAGGCGCCGGACATCAAGTCCGTGGCGCCGGTGGTCACCACCACGGGCGCCGCGCTGTACGGGGACATCTCGTACACGCCGGGCTCGATCGTCGGCACCTACCCGGCGTACTTCGAGACCTCGAACCAGAAGGTCGAGAAGGGCGACTACTTCAGCAACGACGACGTGCTGAACTCCCGCAAGGTCGCGGTGCTCGGCTCGACCACGGCCAAGCAGCTGTTCGACACCGAGGATCCGGTGGGCAAGCAGATCACCATCGGCGGCACGCCGTTCACGGTGTCCGGCGTGCTGAAGACCAAGGGCAGCACCGGGTTCAACGACCCGGACGACCTGGTGATCGCCCCGCTGCCGACCGTCCAGAACGCCTTCACCGGCTTCGGTTCGGTCAACCAGATCCTGGTGCAGGCGACCTCGGCGGAGACGACCACCGCCGCGCAGGCCGAGATCACCCAGATCCTGATGGGTACCCACGCCCTGGCGGACGCCACCAAGCTGGACTTCCGGATCAGCAACCAGGCCTCGCTGCTGACGGCCCGGGAGAGCACCGGCAAGACCTTCACGGTGCTGCTGGGCGCGGTGGCGGCGATCTCGCTGCTGGTCGGCGGGATCGGGATCACCAACATCATGCTGGTCACCGTCACCGAGCGGACCAGGGAGATCGGCATCCGCAAGGCGCTCGGTGCGCCGAAGGGGGTCATCCTCGGGCAGTTCCTGACCGAGTCGACCCTGCTGTCGGTGCTCGGCGCCGGTCTCGGGGTGCTGGCGGGCCTGATCGGTTCGCACTTCAGCATCGTCGGCATCAAACCGGTGGTGATCCCGGAGTCGGTGCTGGCCGCCTTCGGCATCGCGGTCGCCATCGGCCTGTTCTTCGGCAGCTACCCGGCCAACCGGGCCGCTTCGCTGCGGCCCATCGACGCCCTCCGGCACGAGTGA
- a CDS encoding helix-turn-helix domain-containing protein produces MDTPPELSDFLRTRRARLQPEDVGLVAYGARRRVPGLRREELAQLAGVSVTYYTRLEQGQSLNASDEVLDALARALRLSPDEHAHLRNIARPGRARPRPADRFERARAGTRQLIAAMREVPAVVVGHRNEVLAWNPLGHALLAGHLDPAAPDHRGERPNLSRMLFLDPHTRELYRRWEEEARANVAYLRLTAGRHPDDRELAALVGELSMNSPEFAALWARHPVNDCLFGSKELHHPVVGRLELAFEAMPMPEGGGHRMLLYSAEPGSASDAALRLLAGAAGAPGPDCGITVDGWELPGSSVNR; encoded by the coding sequence ATGGACACACCGCCGGAGTTGAGTGACTTCCTGCGCACCCGCAGGGCCCGCCTGCAGCCCGAGGACGTCGGCCTCGTAGCGTACGGCGCGCGCCGCCGGGTGCCGGGGCTGCGCCGGGAGGAGCTGGCCCAGCTGGCGGGGGTGAGCGTCACCTACTACACCCGGCTGGAGCAGGGGCAGAGCCTCAACGCCTCGGACGAGGTGCTGGACGCGCTGGCCCGTGCGCTGCGGCTGAGCCCGGACGAGCACGCCCACCTGCGCAACATCGCCCGCCCGGGCCGGGCCCGGCCGCGCCCGGCGGACCGTTTCGAGCGGGCCAGGGCCGGGACCAGGCAGCTGATCGCGGCGATGCGGGAGGTGCCCGCCGTGGTGGTGGGGCACCGCAACGAGGTGCTGGCCTGGAACCCGCTGGGGCACGCGCTGCTGGCGGGGCATCTCGACCCGGCCGCCCCGGACCACCGGGGGGAGCGGCCGAACCTCTCCCGGATGCTCTTCCTCGACCCGCACACCCGGGAGCTCTACCGCCGCTGGGAGGAGGAGGCGCGGGCGAACGTCGCCTACCTGCGGCTGACCGCGGGCCGGCACCCGGACGACCGTGAGCTGGCCGCGCTGGTCGGCGAACTGTCGATGAACAGCCCGGAGTTCGCGGCGCTCTGGGCCCGGCATCCGGTCAACGACTGCCTGTTCGGCAGCAAGGAGCTGCACCACCCGGTGGTCGGCCGTCTGGAGCTGGCTTTCGAGGCCATGCCGATGCCGGAGGGCGGTGGGCACCGGATGCTGCTGTACAGCGCCGAGCCGGGGTCGGCCTCGGACGCGGCCCTGCGCCTGCTCGCGGGTGCGGCGGGCGCGCCCGGTCCGGACTGCGGGATCACTGTGGATGGCTGGGAACTCCCTGGGAGTTCGGTCAACCGCTGA
- a CDS encoding biotin/lipoyl-binding protein translates to MKVFPRRRGAVLVNSALGVALLGGAALVYTTLDSGTSVAAGKAQVRTATVAKGTVLATVSGTGTLASPTDAGQDFVTGGKLTAVKVAVGDTVTKGQVLATVDTTAAQQQVAAAQSALTAAKANLTKAEAGVTTTTTSQLPASSGSGSSGGGSGSSGSGGRAAGATATAGATPTPQTTTITTTKVDDAAVAQAQQQVDTAQTNLTNAQATLAGTTLTASVDGTVASVGGKVGDTVSGGTTGSTGSTSSKSTGTTSTSGSATPSGFIVLTNPTGMQVTAAFSELDSLKLKKGEAATVTLNAQSDTKLNATVLSVSSLPTSSGSGGAVQYGATLQITGDTSKLRTGLSATVSVVTGEADNALSLPAAALAGTGASRTATLVATDGTTSRVTVTVGVVGDSTVEVTEGLKEGDKVELASTTSGSSNGFPSGNFPGLGGAAGGQGAAIPGGAGTGARGGNR, encoded by the coding sequence ATGAAGGTGTTCCCGCGACGGCGTGGTGCCGTCCTCGTCAACTCCGCACTCGGCGTGGCCCTCCTGGGGGGCGCCGCCCTGGTGTACACCACCTTGGACAGCGGTACCAGCGTGGCGGCCGGCAAGGCCCAGGTACGAACGGCGACGGTGGCCAAGGGCACGGTCCTGGCCACCGTGTCCGGAACCGGCACCCTTGCCTCGCCGACCGACGCCGGGCAGGACTTCGTCACCGGTGGCAAGCTGACCGCGGTCAAGGTCGCGGTCGGCGACACGGTGACCAAGGGGCAGGTGCTGGCCACCGTGGACACCACGGCGGCCCAGCAGCAGGTGGCCGCCGCCCAGTCGGCGCTCACCGCCGCCAAGGCCAACCTGACCAAGGCCGAGGCCGGCGTCACCACCACGACCACCTCCCAGCTGCCCGCCTCCTCCGGCTCGGGATCCTCGGGCGGCGGCTCCGGCTCGTCCGGCAGCGGTGGCCGGGCCGCCGGCGCGACGGCCACGGCCGGCGCCACTCCGACGCCGCAGACCACCACGATCACCACCACCAAGGTGGACGACGCGGCGGTGGCCCAGGCCCAGCAGCAGGTCGACACGGCACAGACCAATCTCACCAACGCCCAGGCCACGCTGGCCGGTACGACGCTGACCGCCTCCGTGGACGGCACCGTCGCCTCGGTCGGCGGCAAGGTCGGCGACACCGTCTCGGGCGGTACCACCGGCTCGACCGGCTCCACCAGCAGCAAGTCGACCGGGACGACGAGCACCTCGGGCTCCGCGACGCCGAGCGGCTTCATCGTGCTGACCAACCCGACCGGGATGCAGGTCACCGCGGCCTTCTCGGAGCTGGACTCGCTCAAGCTGAAGAAGGGCGAGGCGGCCACCGTCACGCTCAACGCGCAGTCCGACACCAAGCTCAACGCCACCGTCCTGTCCGTGAGTTCGCTGCCCACCAGCAGCGGCAGCGGCGGCGCGGTGCAGTACGGCGCGACGCTGCAGATCACCGGTGACACCAGCAAGCTGCGGACCGGCCTGAGCGCCACCGTCTCGGTGGTCACCGGCGAGGCGGACAACGCCCTGTCGCTGCCCGCCGCGGCACTGGCCGGCACCGGCGCCAGCCGGACCGCGACGCTGGTCGCGACGGACGGCACCACCTCCCGGGTGACGGTGACCGTCGGCGTGGTCGGCGACTCCACGGTCGAGGTGACCGAGGGCCTGAAGGAGGGCGACAAGGTCGAACTGGCCTCCACCACCTCCGGATCGAGCAACGGCTTCCCGAGCGGGAACTTCCCGGGGCTCGGCGGTGCGGCGGGCGGCCAGGGCGCGGCGATCCCCGGCGGCGCCGGGACCGGCGCGCGGGGCGGCAACCGCTGA
- a CDS encoding sensor histidine kinase codes for MPRPDLLRPRLPGRLRLPRPGSLTARLSMRARLLVLALLLVTTGLAVSDTVVLGTVRHQLEQRLDEQLRRVAEPLSHRAAGRQTWADKGQPPAMAGKRAQPLLAALPSQYTVLYLSAEGKVQQVVRQPVSESDPAPELGRLDPATTTPQAAFDLPDTRGRGSWRAVVLPLQRPAAGSEFAAPNASYLLVAVSREEVDATVGKLRGSFLAIGGVVLLLIAALGFFAVRAGLRQLRGIEKGAARIASGELSHRMPELSTRTEVGRLSAALNGMLTQIEAAFAARAESEARMRRFVADASHELRTPLAGIRGFAELYRMGALPTPADVTRTMSRIESEAVRMGTLVEDLLVLARLDEERPLDLAPMDLRTLAADALHDLTALDPSRPVALTGPAGHGAPGAAPVLGDEARLRQVVTNLVGNAVKHTPPGTPVRIGVGTAHGDCLLEVADSGPGLTRDQAERVFDRFYRVDASRSRNDGGGAGLGLAIATALTHAHGGTLTLHSAPGDGAVFRMEIPRQR; via the coding sequence ATGCCCCGGCCCGACCTGCTCCGCCCCCGCCTGCCGGGCCGGCTCCGGCTGCCGCGGCCCGGCTCCCTGACGGCCCGGCTCTCGATGCGGGCCCGGCTGCTGGTGCTCGCGCTGCTGCTGGTCACCACCGGTCTCGCGGTCAGCGACACCGTGGTGCTCGGCACCGTCCGGCACCAGCTGGAACAGCGCCTGGACGAGCAGCTCCGGCGGGTCGCCGAGCCGCTCTCGCACCGGGCCGCCGGACGCCAGACCTGGGCGGACAAGGGCCAGCCGCCGGCCATGGCCGGGAAGCGGGCACAACCGCTGCTGGCCGCGCTGCCCAGCCAGTACACCGTGCTGTACCTGTCCGCCGAGGGCAAGGTGCAGCAGGTCGTCCGCCAGCCGGTCAGCGAGTCCGACCCGGCCCCTGAGCTGGGCCGCCTCGATCCCGCGACCACCACCCCGCAGGCCGCCTTCGACCTGCCCGACACCCGGGGGCGCGGCTCCTGGCGGGCCGTCGTCCTGCCGTTGCAGCGGCCGGCCGCCGGCAGCGAGTTCGCCGCGCCGAACGCCTCGTACCTGCTGGTCGCGGTCTCCCGCGAGGAGGTCGACGCCACCGTCGGCAAGCTGCGCGGCTCCTTCCTCGCGATCGGCGGGGTCGTCCTGCTGCTGATCGCCGCCCTCGGCTTCTTCGCCGTCCGGGCCGGCCTGCGCCAGCTGCGCGGGATCGAGAAGGGCGCCGCCCGGATCGCCTCCGGCGAGCTGTCGCACCGGATGCCCGAACTCTCCACCCGCACCGAGGTCGGCCGGCTCTCCGCCGCCCTGAACGGGATGCTCACCCAGATCGAGGCGGCCTTCGCGGCCCGCGCCGAGTCGGAGGCCCGGATGCGGCGCTTCGTCGCCGACGCCTCGCACGAGCTGCGCACGCCGCTGGCCGGCATCCGGGGCTTCGCCGAGCTGTACCGGATGGGCGCCCTGCCCACCCCCGCCGACGTCACCCGCACCATGAGCCGGATCGAGAGCGAGGCCGTCCGGATGGGCACCCTGGTCGAGGACCTCCTGGTGCTCGCCCGCCTCGACGAGGAACGCCCGCTCGACCTGGCCCCGATGGACCTGCGCACGCTCGCCGCCGACGCCCTGCACGACCTGACCGCCCTCGACCCCTCCCGCCCGGTGGCGCTCACCGGCCCGGCCGGCCACGGCGCCCCCGGGGCCGCGCCCGTCCTCGGCGACGAGGCCCGGCTCCGGCAGGTGGTCACCAACCTGGTCGGCAACGCCGTGAAGCACACCCCGCCCGGCACCCCCGTCCGGATCGGCGTCGGCACCGCCCACGGCGACTGCCTGCTGGAGGTCGCCGACTCCGGCCCGGGCCTCACCCGCGACCAGGCCGAACGCGTCTTCGACCGGTTCTACCGGGTCGACGCCTCCCGCAGTCGCAACGACGGCGGCGGCGCGGGCCTCGGCCTCGCCATCGCCACCGCCCTCACCCACGCCCACGGCGGCACCCTCACCCTGCACAGCGCCCCGGGCGACGGCGCGGTCTTCCGGATGGAGATCCCGCGCCAGCGGTGA
- a CDS encoding response regulator transcription factor, which produces MSTSGIAAAAGTPGEAFLLVVDDEPNIRELLSASLRFSGFRVSSAATGEEALAAVAAERPDLVVLDVMLPDLDGFTVVERLREQTGRDRIAGPAHAGDHLPVLFLTAKDGVGDKVQGLAVGADDYVTKPFSLEELIARIRAILRRAGGPAEDGRLVVADLTLDPVAHEVTRAGTPVSLSPTEFKLLHYLMANVGRVVSKAQILDHVWAYDFGGDLSIVESYISYLRRKLDSGPVHGPKLIHTVRGIGYALRRPPQN; this is translated from the coding sequence GTGTCGACATCAGGGATCGCGGCCGCCGCCGGTACCCCGGGTGAAGCCTTCCTCCTGGTCGTCGACGACGAACCGAACATCCGCGAGCTGCTCTCGGCCTCGCTGCGGTTCTCCGGCTTCCGGGTCTCCTCCGCCGCGACCGGCGAGGAGGCCCTCGCCGCCGTCGCCGCCGAGCGCCCCGACCTGGTCGTCCTGGACGTGATGCTGCCGGACCTCGACGGCTTCACCGTCGTCGAGCGGCTGCGCGAGCAGACCGGACGCGACCGGATAGCCGGGCCCGCGCACGCCGGCGACCACCTGCCGGTGCTCTTCCTCACCGCCAAGGACGGCGTCGGCGACAAGGTCCAGGGCCTCGCCGTCGGCGCGGACGACTACGTCACCAAACCCTTCAGCCTGGAGGAGCTGATCGCCCGGATCCGCGCCATCCTGCGCCGGGCCGGCGGCCCCGCCGAGGACGGCCGCCTGGTCGTCGCCGACCTCACCCTCGACCCGGTGGCCCACGAGGTCACCCGGGCCGGCACCCCGGTCTCGCTCTCGCCGACCGAGTTCAAGCTGCTGCACTACCTGATGGCCAACGTCGGCCGGGTGGTCTCCAAGGCGCAGATCCTGGACCACGTCTGGGCGTACGACTTCGGCGGCGACCTCTCCATCGTCGAGTCGTACATCTCCTACCTGCGCCGCAAGCTCGACTCCGGGCCGGTGCACGGGCCCAAGCTGATCCACACCGTCCGCGGCATCGGCTACGCTCTGCGCCGGCCGCCGCAGAACTGA
- a CDS encoding DUF2087 domain-containing protein: MSDHENSSSRGVESLFSQGRLTTIPRKAARRDQLLTHLARTLFEPGRDYTEREVNQALLTVHDDYSALRRYLVEAHLLVRTRDGSSYHRAG, from the coding sequence ATGTCCGACCATGAGAACAGCAGCTCACGCGGGGTGGAGAGCCTCTTCAGCCAGGGCCGGCTGACCACGATCCCCCGCAAGGCGGCCCGCCGCGACCAACTGCTCACGCACCTCGCCCGGACCCTCTTCGAGCCCGGCCGGGACTACACCGAGCGTGAGGTGAACCAGGCCCTGCTCACCGTGCACGACGACTACTCGGCCCTGCGCCGCTACCTGGTCGAGGCGCACCTGCTCGTGCGCACCAGGGACGGCAGCAGCTACCACCGGGCCGGCTGA
- a CDS encoding Uma2 family endonuclease yields MIALAVEETVVDLDQALWQVWKAMDVPQGFRAEIIEGAIEMSPTGGIRHFTVNRNLSHALYEHLQGSGYTSGQDGNVIHGLKVLVPDVFVSPEDLEEVEHPDGLGVLASGVVLVVETVSPGSESRKRDLVRKHRAYATAGIPVYVIIDDFDDGGSVTVLSGPDPARGSYASSVRTPYGEEAIVPEGPAKGFVIGPDVTGGPR; encoded by the coding sequence ATGATCGCGCTCGCAGTTGAGGAGACCGTCGTGGACCTGGACCAGGCGCTGTGGCAGGTGTGGAAGGCCATGGACGTTCCGCAGGGCTTCCGGGCGGAGATCATCGAGGGGGCCATCGAGATGTCACCTACCGGCGGGATCCGACACTTCACCGTCAATCGGAACCTTTCGCATGCCCTCTACGAGCATCTGCAAGGCAGCGGGTACACCTCCGGCCAGGACGGAAACGTCATCCACGGCCTCAAGGTCCTCGTTCCGGACGTCTTCGTCTCCCCCGAGGACCTGGAGGAGGTTGAGCACCCCGACGGGTTGGGCGTGCTCGCCTCCGGAGTCGTCCTGGTCGTCGAAACCGTCTCGCCGGGCAGCGAGAGCCGCAAGCGCGACCTGGTCCGCAAGCACCGCGCGTACGCCACGGCGGGCATCCCGGTCTACGTGATCATCGACGACTTCGACGACGGCGGCTCGGTCACCGTCCTCTCCGGCCCCGACCCCGCCAGGGGCAGCTACGCGAGTTCGGTGCGCACCCCGTACGGCGAGGAGGCGATCGTCCCGGAGGGGCCCGCCAAGGGATTCGTGATCGGCCCCGACGTCACCGGCGGCCCCCGCTGA